The Syngnathus scovelli strain Florida chromosome 13, RoL_Ssco_1.2, whole genome shotgun sequence genome has a window encoding:
- the LOC125979262 gene encoding tenascin isoform X1: MAPRVHMFCLLVSALLGFSSAGLVTKILRHRRHLPQENNITSSGADRQPVVFNHVYNINVPAGHLCSVDLDATESTAPTETAVTSGRYHPADRESQIVFTHRINIPRGACGCAADLPRVQDLLSRIEMLESEVSALRSRCGGGASVCCEAQAARNARSGPLCGGHGNYSAETCRCTCEPGWKGSNCTDMECPENCEDHGHCEDGKCVCDEPWTGSDCSELLCLNDCLARGLCVNGSCRCEPGFSGEACGQLSCPADCHGNGICVDGRCACAAGYGGDDCSRFACLNDCNNRGACFNGMCICDAAYRGDDCALLACPDDCNGRGQCVDGRCACDLGFRGDNCGDLSCPSDCLQRGRCVNGQCVCDEGFSGEDCGVRTCPANCYGRGDCVEGRCKCHAGFTGDDCALLSCPRNCRNRGRCLDGQCVCDEGFAGDDCGRKACPNDCLARGHCRDGVCVCHDGYSGRDCSRVTCPEKCNGRGRCVKGKCQCESGYEGVSCAERSCLNGCHNRGLCVQGQCICDEGYIREDCSEVSPPKNLTVGEVASETVDLSWINDMLVTQYLVTYVPTQPGGLLLDLTVPGDKSTATLKELEPGLEYSIKVYAILSNERSVPVSANVATALPKPEALRFKSVNETSIELVWEQLNFPFDGWEIHFRNMKEENGKVVSTVPSSQNRFLQSGLGPGQDYEVSISVIKNNTRGPPTIQRVTTNIDAPQRLQVLDVSDSSALIGWSEPAAPTDRVTLLYKPSRASSEGAEVEIFPPDKQHSLEGLKPDTEYTVSLVAHSKNVSSEPATVTFTTALDAPRELLAVLQTENSITLTWRNNQADVDNYRVKYSPLSGAAHSEEMFPRGPGLSTTATITGLKPGTEYGIGVTSVKNERESLPTTINAATDLDPPQGLEQAESTETSIRIRWKKPHAKVSRYRLVYVSRDGQVEEAEIPASETTFVLRDLTPATSYTVTLTAERGHRMSSPVTLVASTAEAASPSASPSAGPSARPSAGPSASPSARPSVSPSVSPSVGTSVGTSVGPSVSPSVGPSARPSVANLTFSDITWDGFTASWSPLGGDFDSFVVEVTNLDDMAQSQNLSVSGGALSLGLWGLNANTTYMVVLYPLYRDTFLEPVYGQATTASQPSLGEINVSNVTSESFSVVWNHTEGPLDGFVLEIIDSDWLMKPREYNLSRFATTHQVSGLRPASDYVTFLYGTYKGARTSAVSVVATTAEEPDLSQLVVANVTSDRVSLTWRAAAKTFDNFVVEVRESALPSQAMGQVLPGHARSTLMAGLKARTHYNIKLYASTGGSNTPPLFAEATTEDAPVLGPVSALSSGPHNLSVSWTIASGHFDGFVVRVGDAEQESEAREFSLPGHAANLTVSDLMDATSYNVEVYGFSHGRRTPSTLVHAVTAPLPKVENLTISNVTPFGFRASWSVKQRQPREDSAWSSSGAFSHFNLVVTDSGWLLEPQEFKVPGNQSHLDIGGLITGIGYEVRLTGVSKAGLLSRPLTALALTEAEPEVEHLFVSDITADSFRVSWAADEDLFDRFVIKLRDSKRLSRPQEHIVHGAERTRLITGLMAGTEYEIELYGLSLDHRSQPIIGVAQTGLTTLKGLRFSDVTDSSAVVHWSTPQSAVDNYHITYAPFEGGSPMSITVDGGVLQALLPNMSPGRMYQVTISAVKGLEESEPSGDVVTTALDRPQSLTALNITDSSARLRWQPPVAAVDEYVITYNSESVAPIVERVSGTELQIGSLRPGTLYSVELFATREAQMSASVLTQFTTKVDPPRDLVAVNIQTDSATLTWRPPLTAISGYSLTFSAADGTTREVMLSSTASSYNMAQLARSTEYTVHLQAIATAGRSQHGTTVFSTVGHLHNYPKDCAELFQNGENTSGVYAIYVAGVESQLIQVYCDMETDGGGWLVFLRRQNGRLEFFRNWKNYTAGFGNMNDEFWLGLGNLHKITSAGQYVLRVDLRDAGDTAYAQYDKFSIAEPRTRYKLYIGTYSGTAGDSMTYHQGRPFSTLDNDNDIAVTNCALSYKGAFWYKNCHRVNLMGKYGDKSHSKGVNWFHWKGHETSIEFAEMKLRPANFGNPESRRKRS; the protein is encoded by the exons ATGGCCCCAAGAGTTCACATGTTCTGCCTCCTCGTGAGCGCCTTGCTCGGCTTCTCATCCGCCGGCCTCGTGACAAAAATACTCCGGCATCGCCGCCACTTGCCTCAGGAGAACAACATCACCTCATCTGGTGCGGACCGCCAGCCGGTGGTCTTTAACCATGTTTACAACATCAACGTCCCCGCTGGCCACTTGTGCTCTGTCGACCTGGACGCCACGGAGAGCACGGCGCCTACGGAAACGGCCGTCACCTCCGGCCGCTACCATCCCGCCGACAGGGAGAGCCAGATCGTCTTCACCCACCGCATCAACATACCTCGCGGGGCCTGCGGCTGCGCCGCCGACCTGCCGCGAGTCCAAGACCTGCTGAGCCGCATCGAGATGCTGGAGAGCGAAGTGTCGGCGTTGAGGAGCCGGTGCGGGGGTGGCGCGAGCGTCTGCTGCGAAGCCCAGGCAGCAAGGAACGCGAGGAGCGGTCCGCTGTGCGGTGGCCACGGAAACTACAGCGCCGAGACGTGCCGATGCACGTGCGAGCCCGGCTGGAAGGGCAgcaactgcaccgacatggagtgCCCTGAAAACTGCGAAGACCACGGCCATTGCGAGGACGGCAAGTGTGTCTGCGACGAGCCCTGGACCGGTTCCGACTGCTCCGAGCTGCTCTGCCTCAACGATTGCCTGGCTCGCGGGCTGTGCGTCAACGGAAGCTGCCGCTGCGAGCCCGGATTTTCCGGCGAGGCCTGCGGACAGCTCAGCTGTCCCGCCGACTGCCACGGTAACGGCATCTGCGTGGATGGCCGGTGCGCATGCGCGGCGGGTTACGGCGGCGACGACTGCTCCCGCTTCGCTTGCCTCAATGACTGCAACAATCGCGGCGCTTGCTTCAACGGGATGTGCATCTGCGACGCCGCCTACCGAGGCGACGACTGCGCCCTCTTGGCGTGTCCCGACGACTGCAACGGCCGAGGCCAGTGCGTCGACGGGCGCTGCGCCTGCGACCTTGGCTTCCGAGGAGACAACTGCGGCGACCTTTCCTGTCCCAGCGATTGCCTGCAGAGGGGTCGCTGCGTCAACGGGCAGTGCGTGTGCGACGAAGGCTTCAGCGGCGAGGACTGCGGCGTCAGGACCTGCCCGGCCAACTGCTACGGTCGCGGGGACTGCGTGGAGGGCCGCTGCAAGTGCCACGCCGGCTTCACCGGTGACGACTGCGCCCTGCTGAGCTGCCCCCGCAACTGTCGCAATCGCGGGCGCTGCCTCGACGGACAGTGCGTGTGCGATGAAGGCTTTGCCGGCGACGACTGCGGTCGTAAGGCCTGCCCCAACGACTGCCTGGCTCGAGGCCACTGCCGCGACGGCGTGTGCGTCTGTCACGACGGCTACTCGGGCCGCGACTGCTCCCGGGTCACCTGTCCGGAGAAGTGCAACGGCAGGGGGCGCTGCGTCAAGGGAAAGTGCCAGTGTGAAAGCGGGTACGAAGGGGTAAGCTGTGCAGAGAGGAGCTGCCTCAACGGCTGCCACAACAGAGGACTCTGTGTCCAGGGTCAGTGCATCTGCGACGAaggctacatccgagaagactgCTCTGAAG TGTCGCCTCCTAAGAATCTCACCGTGGGTGAAGTCGCCTCGGAGACGGTGGACTTATCCTGGATCAACGACATGCTGGTGACGCAATACCTGGTCACGTATGTGCCCACCCAACCCGGCGGGCTCCTTTTGGACTTGACCGTGCCCGGGGACAAAAGCACGGCCACGCTCAAAGAGCTGGAGCCGGGTTTGGAGTACAGCATCAAGGTCTACGCCATTCTGAGCAACGAGAGGAGTGTGCCGGTTAGCGCCAACGTAGCCACAG CTCTTCCAAAACCAGAAGCTTTGAGATTCAAGTCTGTGAACGAGACCTCCATCGAGCTGGTGTGGGAGCAGCTCAACTTTCCCTTCGATGGCTGGGAGATCCACTTCCGCAACATG aaagaagaaaatggaAAGGTGGTGAGCACAGTTCCCTCATCTCAAAACCGCTTCCTCCAGTCTGGCCTGGGGCCGGGTCAGGACTACGAGGTGTCCATCAGTGTTATAAAGAACAACACCAGGGGACCACCGACGATCCAACGAGTCACAACCA ACATCGACGCCCCGCAGCGGCTCCAAGTGTTGGACGTGAGCGACTCCTCGGCGCTGATCGGCTGGTCTGAGCCCGCGGCGCCGACGGACCGGGTGACGCTGCTTTACAAGCCCAGCCGAGCCTCCTCCGAGGGCGCCGAAGTGGAGATCTTCCCGCCGGACAAGCAGCACAGCCTGGAAGGCCTGAAGCCCGACACCGAGTACACGGTGTCGCTGGTGGCCCACAGCAAGAACGTCAGCAGTGAGCCGGCCACCGTCACCTTTACCACAG CTCTGGACGCCCCCCGGGAGTTGCTGGCCGTGCTGCAGACAGAAAACAGCATAACCCTGACGTGGCGCAACAATCAGGCCGACGTGGACAACTATCGTGTGAAATACAGCCCGCTGTCTGGCGCTGCCCACAGCGAGGAAATGTTCCCGCGAGGACCGGGACTAAGCACCACGGCCACAATTACGG GGCTAAAGCCAGGGACCGAATACGGGATTGGCGTGACCAGTGTGAAGAATGAGCGGGAAAGCCTCCCAACCACCATAAACGCAGCGACAG ATCTGGACCCTCCCCAAGGTCTGGAGCAAGCCGAGTCTACGGAGACGTCCATCCGCATAAGATGGAAGAAGCCGCACGCCAAGGTGTCCCGATACCGGCTGGTGTACGTCTCCAGAGACGGACAAGTGGAGGAGGCGGAGATCCCCGCCTCGGAGACGACCTTCGTCTTGCGCGACCTGACGCCGGCAACGAGTTACACCGTCACCTTAACGGCCGAACGAGGCCACAGGATGAGCTCGCCGGTCACTCTGGTGGCATCCACAG CAGAGGCAGCCAGCCCCTCAGCGAGCCCCTCAGCGGGCCCCTCAGCGAGGCCCTCAGCGGGGCCCTCAGCGAGCCCCTCAGCGAGGCCCTCAGTGAGCCCCTCAGTGAGCCCCTCAGTGGGGACCTCAGTGGGGACCTCAGTGGGGCCCTCAGTGAGCCCCTCAGTGGGGCCCTCAGCGAGGCCCTCCGTGGCCAACCTCACCTTCTCCGACATAACCTGGGACGGCTTCACGGCTTCCTGGAGCCccttgggcggcgacttcgaCAGCTTTGTGGTGGAGGTAACAAACTTGGACGATATGGCGCAGAGCCAGAACCTGAGTGTGTCGGGCGGCGCGCTCAGCCTGGGCCTGTGGGGCTTGAACGCTAACACCACCTACATGGTGGTCCTGTACCCCCTCTACCGGGACACCTTTCTGGAGCCCGTGTACGGCCAAGCCACCACAG CGTCTCAGCCGTCGCTCGGCGAAATTAACGTGTCCAACGTGACGTCCGAGAGCTTCTCGGTGGTCTGGAACCACACCGAGGGCCCCTTGGACGGGTTTGTCCTGGAGATTATTGACTCTGATTGGCTGATGAAGCCGAGGGAGTACAACCTGTCCCGCTTCGCAACGACACATCAGGTGTCGGGGCTGCGGCCCGCCTCGGACTATGTAACCTTCCTCTACGGGACGTACAAAGGAGCCCGAACGAGCGCTGTCAGTGTCGTTGCGACCACag CGGAAGAGCCAGATTTGTCCCAGCTAGTTGTCGCTAACGTTACCTCAGACCGAGTGTCTCTGACGTGGCGGGCGGCTGCCAAGACGTTTGATAACTTTGTCGTAGAAGTCAGAGAGTCTGCTTTGCCCTCGCAGGCCATGGGTCAGGTTCTGCCGGGCCACGCGCGCTCCACGCTCATGGCCGGCCTTAAAGCCCGTACACACTACAATATAAAGCTGTACGCCAGCACCGGCGGCAGCAACACGCCGCCGCTATTCGCTGAGGCCACGACAG AGGACGCCCCCGTGTTGGGGCCGGTGAGCGCGCTATCTAGCGGTCCGCATAACCTCAGCGTGAGCTGGACTATCGCGTCCGGCCACTTTGACGGCTTTGTTGTCCGTGTCGGTGACGCCGAGCAAGAGTCTGAGGCGCGAGAGTTCAGTTTGCCCGGCCACGCCGCAAACCTTACCGTCTCTGACCTGATGGACGCCACGAGCTATAACGTGGAAGTTTACGGCTTTTCCCACGGCCGCCGCACTCCCTCCACGCTTGTCCACGCCGTCACAG CACCTTTACCCAAAGTGGAAAACCTGACCATTTCCAACGTCACCCCCTTCGGCTTCCGTGCGTCGTGGAGCGTGAAGCAGCGGCAGCCGCGGGAAGACTCGGCGTGGTCCTCCTCCGGGGCTTTCAGCCACTTTAACCTAGTGGTGACCGACTCGGGATGGCTTTTGGAGCCTCAGGAGTTCAAGGTTCCAGGAAACCAGAGCCACCTGGACATCGGGGGGCTCATCACCGGGATAGGCTATGAGGTCAGGCTGACGGGCGTGTCAAAGGCGGGGCTCCTCTCTCGGCCCCTCACCGCGCTTGCCCTCACAG AGGCAGAACCCGAGGTGGAGCACCTCTTTGTCTCCGACATCACGGCCGACAGTTTCCGCGTGTCGTGGGCGGCGGACGAAGACCTCTTTGACAGATTTGTCATCAAACTACGGGACAGCAAAAGATTGTCCCGTCCTCAGGAGCACATTGTCCACGGTGCTGAGCGGACCAGGCTAATCACTGGACTCATGGCAGGCACAGAGTACGAAATTGAACTTTACGGCCTTTCTTTGGACCACCGCTCCCAACCGATCATTGGGGTTGCTCAGACAG GCCTGACTACTCTAAAGGGCCTTCGTTTCTCCGACGTGACCGACTCGTCAGCCGTGGTCCACTGGTCCACGCCTCAGTCCGCAGTCGACAATTATCATATCACCTACGCGCCATTTGAAGGAG GAAGCCCGATGAGCATAACCGTGGACGGCGGCGTGCTGCAGGCTCTGCTGCCCAACATGAGTCCCGGCAGGATGTACCAGGTGACCATCAGCGCGGTGAAGGGCCTGGAGGAGAGCGAGCCGAGCGGCGACGTCGTAACCACCG CTTTGGACCGACCTCAAAGTCTGACGGCGCTTAACATCACAGACAGCTCGGCCCGGTTGCGATGGCAACCCCCCGTGGCTGCGGTGGACGAATACGTGATAACGTACAATTCCGAGTCAG TGGCCCCGATCGTGGAGCGTGTTTCTGGAACCGAGTTGCAGATAGGCTCGCTGCGTCCAGGCACTCTCTACTCAGTGGAACTCTTCGCCACCAGGGAGGCGCAGATGAGCGCGTCTGTGCTGACACAATTCACCACCA AGGTGGACCCCCCTCGAGATCTGGTGGCCGTCAACATTCAAACGGACAGCGCCACTCTGACATGGAGACCCCCGCTAACCGCCATTAGCGGTTACTCGCTCACCTTCTCCGCAGCAGATGGCACCACCCGG GAAGTCATGCTGAGTTCCACCGCCtcttcgtacaacatggcccagCTGGCCAGGTCCACAGAGTACACGGTACACCTGCAAGCCATCGCCACAGCTGGGCGGAGCCAACACGGGACCACAGTCTTTAGCACAG TGGGCCATCTGCACAATTACCCCaaagactgcgctgagctcttcCAGAACGGGGAAAACACGTCTGGCGTGTATGCCATCTACGTGGCCGGCGTCGAGAGCCAGCTCATCCAGGTCTATTGCGACATGGAGACGGATGGCGGCGGATGGCTG GTCTTCTTGAGACGGCAAAATGGAAGGCTCGAGTTCTTCAGGAACTGGAAGAACTATACCGCTGGTTTTGGGAACATGAACGACGAGTTCTGGCTGG GTCTGGGCAACCTTCACAAGATCACCTCCGCTGGCCAGTACGTGCTGCGCGTGGACCTGAGGGACGCTGGAGACACAGCCTACGCTCAATATGACAAGTTCTCCATTGCAGAGCCCAGAACACGCTATAAACTTTACATCGGCACCTACAGTGGGACAGCAg GTGACTCCATGACTTACCACCAGGGCCGTCCTTTCTCCACTTTGGACAACGACAATGACATCGCCGTCACCAACTGCGCTTTGTCCTACAAGGGAGCCTTCTGGTACAAAAACTGCCATCGTGTCAACCTGATGGGAAAATATGGAGACAAAAGTCACAGTAAG GGCGTCAACTGGTTCCACTGGAAGGGCCACGAGACCTCCATCGAGTTTGCTGAGATGAAACTCCGACCGGCCAACTTTGGGAATCCTGAGAGCAGGAGGAAAAGATCGTAG